A section of the Ruania halotolerans genome encodes:
- the lepA gene encoding translation elongation factor 4 — translation MPIATPAAATQITPSATAPELLRNFCIIAHIDHGKSTLADRMLQLTGVVTDRAMRAQYLDRMDIERERGITIKSQAVRMPWQVEDQAYALNMIDTPGHVDFSYEVSRSLAACEGAILLVDAAQGIEAQTLANLYLALENDLAIIPVLNKIDLPAAQPERFADELASLIGGEPEDCLRVSGKTGDGVTELLDQIVAQIPPPVGDPDAPARAMIFDSVYDTYRGVVTYVRVIDGQLSPREKILMMSTRATHELLEIGASIPEPHPTKGLGVGEVGYLITGVKDVRQSKVGDTVTNAHKPATDALSGYAEPQPMVYSGLYPIDGSDYPVLRDALDKFKLNDAALVYEPETSVALGFGFRVGYLGLLHVEIVRERLEREYNLDLISTAPSVIYDVTMEDGTEHVVTNPSEFPAGKISSVREPIVKATILTPSEFVGAVMELAQNRRGSMEGMDYLSESRVELRYTLPLGEIIFDFFDQLKSRTRGYASFDYDVAGVQEANLVKVDILLQGEQVDAFSAIVHRDKAYSYGVMMTAKLKELIPRQQFEVPIQAAVGSRIIARETVRAIRKDVLAKCYGGDISRKRKLLEKQKEGKKRMKSIGRVDVPQEAFIAALSSDGAGGKESKK, via the coding sequence GTGCCCATCGCGACGCCGGCCGCCGCCACCCAGATCACGCCCAGCGCCACGGCGCCGGAGCTGCTGCGCAACTTCTGCATCATCGCGCACATCGATCACGGCAAGTCCACCCTCGCCGACCGGATGCTCCAGTTGACCGGCGTGGTCACCGATCGTGCCATGCGCGCCCAGTACCTGGACCGGATGGACATCGAACGCGAGCGCGGCATCACGATCAAGTCCCAGGCCGTGCGGATGCCCTGGCAGGTCGAGGATCAGGCCTACGCACTGAACATGATCGACACCCCCGGGCACGTCGACTTCTCCTACGAGGTCTCCCGCTCCCTGGCCGCCTGTGAGGGCGCCATCCTGCTGGTGGACGCCGCGCAGGGCATCGAGGCTCAGACCCTGGCGAACCTGTACCTGGCGTTGGAGAACGATCTCGCGATCATCCCGGTCCTGAACAAGATCGACCTCCCTGCCGCGCAGCCGGAGCGGTTCGCCGATGAGCTGGCCTCCCTGATCGGCGGAGAGCCGGAGGACTGCCTGCGGGTCTCCGGTAAGACGGGGGACGGAGTGACCGAACTCCTGGATCAGATCGTGGCGCAGATCCCCCCGCCGGTGGGGGACCCGGATGCCCCGGCCCGAGCGATGATCTTCGATTCCGTCTACGACACCTATCGCGGTGTGGTCACCTACGTCCGGGTGATCGATGGCCAGCTCTCCCCGCGGGAGAAGATCCTCATGATGAGCACCCGCGCCACCCACGAGCTGCTCGAGATCGGTGCGTCCATCCCCGAGCCGCACCCCACGAAGGGACTGGGCGTGGGAGAGGTGGGGTACCTCATCACCGGTGTGAAGGATGTGCGCCAGTCCAAGGTGGGTGACACGGTCACCAACGCGCACAAGCCGGCCACCGATGCGCTGAGTGGTTACGCGGAGCCGCAGCCGATGGTCTACTCCGGTCTCTACCCGATCGACGGCTCCGACTACCCGGTGCTGCGCGATGCGCTTGACAAGTTCAAGCTCAACGATGCGGCACTCGTGTACGAGCCGGAGACCTCGGTGGCGCTCGGGTTCGGTTTCCGGGTCGGGTACCTGGGCCTGCTGCACGTGGAGATCGTGCGGGAACGCCTGGAGCGTGAGTACAACCTCGACCTCATCTCCACCGCACCCAGCGTGATCTACGACGTCACGATGGAAGACGGCACTGAGCATGTGGTGACCAACCCGAGCGAGTTCCCGGCCGGGAAGATCTCGTCCGTGCGTGAGCCGATCGTGAAGGCCACCATCCTCACTCCGAGTGAGTTCGTGGGTGCGGTGATGGAACTCGCACAGAACCGGCGGGGTTCGATGGAGGGGATGGACTACCTCTCGGAGTCACGCGTGGAGTTGCGTTACACACTGCCCCTGGGAGAGATCATCTTCGACTTCTTCGACCAACTGAAGTCGCGCACCCGCGGGTATGCCTCGTTCGACTACGACGTGGCCGGGGTCCAGGAGGCGAACCTGGTGAAGGTGGACATCCTGTTGCAGGGCGAGCAGGTGGACGCCTTCTCCGCGATCGTGCACCGGGACAAGGCCTACTCCTACGGCGTGATGATGACCGCCAAGCTCAAGGAACTCATTCCCCGGCAGCAGTTCGAGGTCCCCATTCAGGCCGCGGTCGGATCACGGATCATCGCCCGGGAGACAGTGCGCGCCATCCGTAAGGACGTGCTCGCCAAGTGCTACGGCGGTGACATCTCCCGTAAGCGCAAGCTCCTGGAGAAGCAGAAGGAGGGGAAGAAGCGGATGAAGAGCATCGGCCGGGTGGACGTGCCTCAGGAGGCCTTCATCGCCGCACTCTCCTCCGATGGTGCGGGAGGCAAGGAATCCAAGAAATGA
- a CDS encoding DUF3097 domain-containing protein, whose translation MTQDRYGSDVLSHDPHERTRVRTQDTPAAPGLVVEDVQSGWVGAVVRVEKSGGQQVVVLEDRKGRSRTFPLGAGFWVEGKPVRLVPHRPAVTAQGRTRTASGSLAVAGARARVARGSRIWVEGRHDAELVEKVWGDDLRIEGVVVELLDGVDNLDERLTEFAPEPGRRVGVLVDHLVSGSKESRVAADIVRRFGEENVLVVGHPYVDVWQAVKPGRLGLQQWPHVPRGTDIKVGTLTALGWPARDQADIARGWKRILGTVRDYRDLEPSLLGRVEELVDFVTAP comes from the coding sequence GTGACCCAGGATCGATATGGCTCCGACGTGCTCTCCCACGACCCTCACGAACGCACCCGGGTGCGCACCCAGGACACGCCGGCAGCGCCGGGCCTGGTGGTCGAGGATGTGCAGTCGGGGTGGGTCGGCGCCGTGGTGAGAGTGGAGAAGAGCGGTGGCCAGCAGGTGGTGGTCCTCGAAGATCGCAAGGGCCGCTCGCGCACCTTCCCACTCGGCGCCGGCTTCTGGGTCGAGGGAAAGCCGGTACGCCTGGTACCGCACCGGCCGGCCGTCACCGCTCAGGGCCGGACCCGGACGGCGTCCGGTTCGCTGGCCGTGGCCGGAGCCCGCGCTCGCGTGGCCCGGGGTTCGCGGATCTGGGTGGAGGGACGGCACGACGCCGAACTGGTCGAGAAGGTCTGGGGAGACGACCTGCGCATCGAGGGCGTCGTGGTGGAACTGCTCGACGGCGTGGACAATCTCGACGAGCGGCTCACCGAGTTCGCACCGGAGCCGGGGCGGCGTGTGGGCGTTCTGGTGGACCACCTCGTCTCCGGAAGTAAGGAGTCCCGGGTCGCTGCGGACATCGTCCGGCGCTTCGGCGAGGAGAACGTCCTGGTGGTCGGACACCCGTATGTGGACGTATGGCAGGCCGTCAAACCTGGCCGTCTGGGTCTGCAGCAGTGGCCGCATGTGCCCCGGGGCACCGACATCAAGGTCGGAACTCTCACGGCGCTCGGCTGGCCGGCGCGAGACCAGGCAGATATTGCACGAGGCTGGAAGCGCATCCTGGGCACTGTGCGCGACTACCGGGATCTGGAGCCCAGCCTGCTGGGCCGGGTGGAGGAGCTGGTGGACTTCGTCACCGCGCCCTGA
- the hemW gene encoding radical SAM family heme chaperone HemW, which produces MSPTAAAGMAVEGFLPPSVAEGGDQRDFGIYLHVPFCRVRCGYCDFNTYTSDELGEGASRSDYAATAITEIELAAQALTGAGLPQREVRTVFVGGGTPTLLAPGELASMLEAVERTWGVAPDAEVTTEANPDSVDARDLAALAEAGFTRVSFGMQSVVPEVLATLDRTHDPERVPQVVRWARAAGLSVSLDLIYGAPGETLAQWQRSIDAVVALEPDHVSAYALVVEQGTKMAAQVRRGELPMPDPDDEADKYELAAALLARAGYDWYEISNFARTPSDRCRHNIAYWRSADWWGIGPGAHSHVGGHRWWNVKHPRPYAAQLAGGRLPVAGSETLSRDDREVERILLGVRLADGLEVGRELLARLPDLVADGLIDAQAAAGGRAVLTLRGRLLADTVVRRLT; this is translated from the coding sequence ATGAGCCCGACGGCGGCCGCTGGGATGGCCGTGGAGGGTTTCCTTCCGCCCTCGGTCGCCGAGGGTGGCGACCAGCGAGATTTCGGTATCTACCTGCACGTGCCGTTCTGCCGGGTGCGGTGCGGGTACTGCGATTTCAACACCTATACCTCCGACGAACTCGGCGAGGGGGCCAGCCGTTCGGACTATGCGGCAACGGCGATCACGGAGATCGAGCTGGCGGCCCAGGCGCTGACTGGGGCGGGTCTGCCCCAGCGCGAGGTGCGGACGGTGTTCGTGGGCGGGGGGACACCGACGCTGCTGGCGCCGGGTGAGTTGGCCTCGATGCTGGAGGCGGTCGAGCGCACCTGGGGTGTGGCACCGGATGCCGAGGTGACCACCGAGGCGAACCCGGACTCGGTGGATGCCCGCGATCTCGCCGCGCTGGCCGAGGCCGGGTTCACCCGGGTCTCGTTCGGCATGCAGTCCGTGGTGCCTGAGGTTCTCGCCACCCTGGATCGGACGCACGATCCGGAGCGGGTACCGCAGGTGGTCCGGTGGGCACGCGCGGCCGGGCTGTCGGTCTCCCTGGACCTGATCTACGGGGCGCCGGGGGAGACCCTGGCGCAGTGGCAGCGGTCCATCGACGCAGTGGTGGCGCTGGAACCGGATCACGTCTCCGCGTATGCCCTGGTGGTGGAGCAGGGGACGAAGATGGCCGCACAGGTGCGCCGTGGTGAGCTGCCGATGCCGGACCCGGACGATGAGGCGGACAAGTACGAGCTCGCTGCCGCCCTCCTGGCCCGGGCCGGCTACGACTGGTACGAGATCTCCAACTTCGCGCGTACACCGTCGGACCGGTGCAGGCACAACATCGCGTACTGGCGCTCCGCCGACTGGTGGGGGATCGGCCCTGGCGCGCACTCGCACGTGGGCGGACATCGCTGGTGGAACGTCAAGCACCCGCGGCCGTACGCGGCCCAGCTCGCCGGTGGCCGGCTCCCTGTGGCGGGCAGTGAGACCCTCAGTCGCGACGATCGTGAGGTGGAGCGGATCCTCCTTGGCGTGCGGCTGGCGGACGGTCTCGAGGTGGGGCGGGAGTTACTCGCCCGGCTTCCTGATCTGGTGGCCGACGGGTTGATCGATGCTCAGGCAGCCGCTGGCGGGCGCGCGGTCCTGACGCTTCGCGGGCGCCTGCTCGCCGATACCGTGGTGCGGCGGCTGACCTGA